The genomic segment TCTGAGCACAGacacagtgagacagtgaggagagcaGCACAGACACCatggagacagtgaggagacaCCAGGGAGACAGTGGGGAGACACCAGGGTGACGGTGAGGAGAGCAGCACAGACAccagggagacagtgaggagacaCCAGGGAGACAGTGGGGAGACACCAGGGAGAGCAGCACAGACACCATGGAGACAGTGGGGAGACACCAGGGAGACAGTTGGGAGACACCAGGGAGAGCAGCACAGACAccagggagacagtgaggagacaCCAGGGAGACAGTTGGGAGACACCAGGGAGAGCAGCACAGACAccagggagacagtgaggagagcaGCAGACACCAGGGAGACAGTGAGCAGCACAGACACCAGGGAGACAGTGAGCAGCACAGACAccagggagacagtgaggagacaccagggagacagtgaggagagcaGCAGACATGGAGACAGTGTGAGGCATGTTCTAACAGTTCTATCAGTATAAACACAAGGTCTCTGATGCTCTGAGTGGTTGAACAGGAGTCAGGACTCCTGTTCAACCACTCAGAACATCATACGCTAAATGATGCACTGGAGACGAGAACACATTCATCTGAGGTCCCCTCATATCAGTAAACCACCTGTCCTATAATACCATTAATGGCCGAGTGTGGTCCCCTTATATCAGTATCACCTTGTGTCCTATAATGTTATGTTATTAATATCCCACCTTGGTACTTGGCATCGATCTCCTTCATGAGGGACACGCTCCTCTGGAGGTCGAAGGGCAGCGACTCCACCAGGTCCAGGTACTCCTCCACATAATGGGCTACAACGTGGACGGGGTCCCCGGTGGTTGGGTTCAGCATCGCAGGTCTTTATTCAGCCTGACCACCGCACCTGGACACCAGAAAGACAACACATCACAATAAGATACAACAAACCACTATGATACAATCAAACACGTGGATTCAGGCATTCAATTTGTTAATGGACATTTAAGCATCAGCCGTAAGCCTTAAGGCTTATTCCAGTTAAGCTCTCGCTGAGCACCATGTTAAATAAATGCACATATGTAGTAAAACAGGGCAGTTAGCGGATGTTACGAAACCACAGTAACATCAGAGGAGACTGGTGACGTGTTCGTATGCAGCCCAAGAACGAACCGGAGTCAACAACATGAACGGAGAACCGCTGCAAACCCTGATGAACTGGACCCTGTCTGACCCTACATGACACACGGGGGACGGGACGGACCTGTCTGAACCTACATGACACACGGGGGACGGGACGGACCTGTCTGACCCTGCAGGACTCATCGGTGGGACGGACCTGTCTGACCCTACAGGACTCACCGGGGGGACGGACCTGTCTGACCCTACATGACACacggggggacgggacggaCCTGTCTGACCCTACAGGACTCACCGGGGGGACGGACCTGTCTTGACAATTCCTGAGtctaatctcacacacacaaccataataGAAACAGCGATGCCGAAAAACCCGCTCTATGTCACAGATTAGCCGACATTATTAATGTAGACCACATCACGTGGGACCCATGCTCCCAGTGGACCACACCACCCGGACCAGTACTCCCTCCCAGTGGACCACATGTAATTGAAGGGCTCTCGTCGGTCTGGTCATCATGTTGGTGGAGCTAGCGGACAGACAGCAGCCTGGCGGATCAGACAGACTGACGGCTCAGTTTACCTGACGGGTCCGTGGTTCTGCTCCGGAGGGGGAGCGGTGACCCGGGGCCTGGTTGGGGGGTACTGGAGGGTTGAGTGGAGGGTTTAGTGGCTTTAACCCGCGCTAGCTTACCGACCCGAGGCGCACTGTGCTGTTAGCCTAGCATCACTAGCGTGCTGCTACTGCTAATGGGCCCTACTGCGCATGATCCAGGGGGGACCTGTAGTAGACTGGTGGATCGGATCCGCGTCAAACTGGGCTCTAGGAGAGTGCACatctaatatatttttttttattcaaaacaaGCAATTAAGTGAACTTGTAACAAGACAACCACAAACCAAAAATAGTAAAGCTCGTCAATCAAGATGAAAGATTTTAATACAGCTCGAAGGACCCCCTGTGGCGGAATAGGCGCGttacattaatataatataataatataatataactgcATGAGGATGTTGTGTAGGGGAGCCTGAAAAACAATAACTTCATTGAAAAATTGTAATCATCATTTATTGGAAATCTTTATATGAGTAACTTACTAATcatttctttttacattttctttcatGTTTTACACACagaatatagtatataatatagtatCACACTGCTCACTCCGTCCTTATACAGTATAAGCCAATCTGAAAAGATTTAAGAGGTCTTTGGACACCTTTACTCATCTAGCTATAGGCACATACAATTTATCCATGAGAAGAATCAGTGTTTTCATATTTAGACAGTGTTTGAGCGACAGCTTAACTGAAAGAGTCTCTTAAAGCATCGGTTGAGGAACACAGCAGTGTTCAGCTCTCAAAGAGCTTCCTGAAGGCCGGGCCGATCTCCTGGATCATgtctgaggtggtggtggcgcggCCGTGGGTCTGGAAGGCCTGGCTGTTGCACTGCTTGGTCAGGGCGCAGGCGCCGAAGGCGGCCAGCAGGGCGGGGCTCACGCTGGGGACAGGACACCGTTACTGACACGCAGCTTCATGCTGTATCACAATCAGAACTACAGTTGTTCCCATACCGATCGAGGATCGAAAGTTCCTACGACACAGCCAAAGATGCAGGATCGGGAGACTCTGCGCAGATCAGATACAATACTAGCTAATTTACTACACAGAGTACCTCACAAACACTGCAGTGTTCTGCTGCGTTCGTTAACGGTCGGAGGTGGAAAGTCGGAATGGGAAACGCGTCATCTCCGACTTACCTGCGTTCGAGCCACCAAAAcggaaaaacatggatgctcaCGCTTAACTAGAAGAGCACAAATGTATGATTCTAATTATAGGTTATAAATATGAATGATCTAGTTCtgaaaatagatttagttgTCGACAGTAAGTGAACCGACTTTACATCGCTGTCATGGTGGGAGAACCGTTCAAGGAGAACAGGTGCTGCTagtggttagttagttagtagttAGTTAGTAGCTGTTAGTGGTTACGACGCTAGACGCTGTATGGGTATGTACTCGCTATCGGCCGATACTCCTGGTCGGGGAGCCTCTGTACTAACAGCGCGGTAGTGGAGGTACCTTCTGGACGGTGGCGTGGCGCTGAAGGCCCAGTGGGCCAGCGCCCCCAGGGACCCCGAGAGGAGGTCGCCCTGCCCCCCGCAGCGCCGTCCGCTGCCCCGCAGGCCGCAGGTGAGCACTGCAACACAACACGCACCGGTCACATGACCCCTCCGTACAGACCGCCGCTGACCGGCAGCAGCGCCCCCCGCTGGCCCCCGTCTGCGTGGCGCTCACCTCTCCGGCCGTCGGAGATCAGGTCCTGCTCCCCCTTCAGCAGCACCGTGACGTTCCCCAGGGCGCCGCTCAGCTGCAGCACGCTGCGGCGCCGGTCGCTGCCGTCCAGAGGCTCCTGGTGCTGAGACACGGCATGACATCAACACAGGGTCACATGACGTCATCACAGGGTCACATGACGTCGTCAGAGGGTCACATGACGTCATCAGAGGGtcacatgacatcatcacaggGTCACATGACATCACAGGGTCACATGACGTCATCACAGGGTCagcatgacatcatcacagGGTCACATGACGTCATCACAGGGTCACATGACGTCATCAGAGGGTCACATGACATCACAGGGTCATATGACATCATCACAGAGGGACAGCATGACATCATCAGAGAGGGtcacatgacatcatcacaggGTCGGCATGACATCATCACAGGGTCACATGACATAATCAGAGAGACGTAAACGCAGCACGACATCATCAGAGAGACGTAAACGCAGCATGACATCATCAGAGATGGTCAGTCATCAGAGAGGGACGGTAACGCAGCATGACATCATCAGAGACGTAAACGCAGCATGACATCATCAGAGAGGGACGGTAACGCAGCGTGACATGATCAGAGCGGGTCAGCGACAGCTCAGGTACCCACCAGCGCCTCGTAGAGCCGCGTGAACTCCATGAAGTTGGGGGTGAGGATGGCCTTCTGGTATCCTTGGATGACAGATGGTTGCTGGGAAACAAGCCATAGTCCATCCTgttgtaaacaaacaaacaaatgaacacaGATGGACAAACAGACACCGGCAGCTATATTTAGTCTGAAGATTAATCTGATCAGACACCTGATCTTTAAATCAGTACTCACTGCATCGATGATTATTGGAATATCTCTTGCTTTGCACTTCTCAATCACCTCCTGGAGGGAGAAATGACAGAGTTCATAACCGATAACATTATACGagtttagcagaagcttttgtGTATCAGTGTTGTGTCAGtgttgtatcagtgtgtgtttatcagtgtgtgtgtatttgggagCCTCATTAACCGGTTAACCGATCAGATTAAAATGTGCTATTTGAAATAACAGCCATTTCGAGCCAGGCCTGCCGCCTGCTATTTGGTAACTCTGctcatctctctcccgctctgcctccgaCTCACACACTCTCCGAGTGGGAGGCAGCGGCTCTCACCGCGCCACCACCTGTTTGAATTGAACCACGAGGCGTTACTGCAAGTGGACCGTGTGTAGAGAGCGGGGCCAATCGGAAGAGGGCAGCGTAAGGAGCTCATTTGAAACATTGCCGCGGCTCATTTAAGAAAATGACAGCTCTGAAGAGACCCCGCTTGTTTAGGACGGAGGAGCCGGAAAAATTGAGGGCGAGGGCTAATTTTTTCACCTCACGCAAAAAGATCTTTGAATGAGATGGCTAACTGTAGTCTTACAGCGTTTAGTCCACTGTCCATATTCATTTAGAGATCATATTCTCCGCCGCTCGCATGCGGGAATAATTAAGACTTGTGGGCTAGAGACGCGGTGTCAGTCCAACTTCCAATCAGTCACCTCATCTGATCATCTTGAGGTGTGTGACCACACACTCAACGGCCACACTTatcccaatttttttttaaccgaCAAGCGACAAGATTAACGTTGATACGGTCAACCATCGGTCAAACGGTCATCGGCTAACATCcctagtgtgtgtcagtgtgtgtgtcagtgtgtgtgtcagtgtgtcagtgtgtgtgtcagtgtgtgtgtcagtgtgtcattgtgtgtgtatcagtgtgtgtgtcagtgtgtgtatcagtgtgtttatcagtgtgtgtatcagtgtatcagtgtgtttatcagtgtgtgtgtgtcagtgtgtgtgtcagtgtgtgtgtcagtgtgtgtatcagtgtgtgtgtgtgtcagtgtgtatgtcagtgtggGTCTCAGTGTGTGGGTCAGTgtgtctctcagtgtgtgtgtgtcagtgtgtgtgtcagcgtgtgtaCTGGTCGTGCCTTGGCTGTTCTCAGCAGCCCCTCGTCCCTCCCCAGCCCCGGGCCGACCACCAGGCTGTGCAGTCGGGGCAGCCACTTGTCGATCTCCTCCAGGGCGTTGGGGCTGTCTCTGCATTCACACATCATAGCACGTGAGCCTTCACAACATAGCATGTTAGCCTTCATAACATAGCATGTGAGCCTCATAACATAGCATGTTAGCCTTCATAACATAGCATGTGAGCCTCATAACATAGCATGTGAGCATCATAACATAGCAGGTTAGCCTTCATAGCATAGCATGTGAGCCTCCTACAACCCTCAATAGAAAGGCATGTGTTCAGACTGGTCTCAGCCTGTTTagatgtggaggaggagagctccTAACTTTATGTGGGCAACAAACCGGTTACAGGTTACAGATCTAGATCTAGATGTAGATGTAGATGTAGATCTAGATGTATTGGTAGATCTAGAGCGAACACCCCCTCCGGACTGGGTCCTGACAACACTTTCTACGTCTCTCCTTCCCGTTCAGACCGAGGAAACAGCAACAACCATCGATCAAAACAGGAGCAATAGTACAAATAAGAGTGCATCGTTGGCCCATGCCGAAGGCGGAAGGTGAGGGTACGACATCACACCTGCATTAGGAGGACCACCATACGGTGACTGAACCAGTGTGAACCAGTGCCGTAGTGTCTACCACAGGGCTCTCCCTGCAGCAGGCTGAGCCTCTAGTTATGGTTCATGGCTATGGAATGCAGATCCGTTGTGCAGCTGAGCGTGTTTCTAGTTCAGGCTGTGAGGACTCTTGTCTCAGCCTGCTAGCGTGTTTTGGCGTGTGTTGATTCTGAATCACCCAATagcatccagctgcagccccggagcaCACTGCTTCAGGGAGAGCCCTGTGGTAGACACTACGGCTCTGGTTCTCACCCCAGTCACCATATGGAGGGCCTAATGCAGGTGTGATGTTGTACCCTCACTTTCCGCCTTCGGCATGGGCCAACTCTTATTTGTACTTTTATTCATGTTTTGATTGATGGTGGCTGctgtttccttctttataaTATCTAGTTAGCCTCAGCGGCATGATAGACTGGCCCTGGGGCCCAGAGAGCGGCCAAGAGATCCCCCACTAACAGCCTGAGCCTGCAGTCCTTTTGGGGACCCATCGATGTCCTCCTATTGGTCCCTCAGGGCCCACAGGCCTGACACCAACCATCCATGGGTCTGCTGGTTCAGATGTCAAACTCTTTGCTTcaatcattccccccccccataacctcccccaccaccaccaccacgacccccacccccactcccaccaccaccctcaccaccaccggGAGAGGCTGATACTTACAGGACTGGGTGGACGATGAGCTCAGGGCTGTAGGACTTGATGACGATCGCAGCCTCCCGGGTGCAGAAGACGTGAGACAGGTCTGCACCCTGGAGGAGCCAGAGGAACGTCAGTATGTGACCCACACACCAGAGGCAGTAGTGTGCTCACTGCTCCTTCATGTATTATTTACCACTTTCAGCGCAGAGATGGCAGCGAAGTACGGAGCTCCGGTGTACCTGAACACAGGAGGCAGAGTTAGGCTCAGGCTGACGCTGCCTCCTCATGACCCTTAACCCAGATGGagcccccctggtcccccccccccagtcctgcccccccccccccagatggaccccctccagtcctGCCCCCCTCcagtcctgccccccccccccccccccccctccagtccTGCCCTCCCCCCAGACGGCCACCTACTCCTGGCAGCCTCCAATGATGCCGATGCGTCCATCTTGGCCCTTGTGCTTCTTGGAGGTCAGCGCGGGCACGATGGTCCTCACCAGGGAGAGGGTCTCCTCGTCCATGcctgggggggacaggggggttaGGGAGGCTCAGGTGTTTGGCAGGATGGTCAGCGTGGATCATGTGTCCTCTCTACCAGCCTAGGGATAAGTTAGGCTAGGTTAGGTTGTCCTTTATTGTCCCTTTTTTTGGGAAATTCTTTATCTGCTTTTGACCCGTCGGgagctggcacacacacacacacacacacacacacacacacacacacacacacacacacacacacacacacacacacacacacacacacacacacacacacacacacacacccggtcagaggtccacacacatgggggtcCACCGGCCCccccggagcagtgggctgccgcagtgcagcgcccggggagcaggtgggggtctcaggtgccttgctcaaggacacctcatCTGTGGATGAGGTCGTAGGAATTCGAACCGGCCACCCTCCGGTTACCggtccaactccttcaccagtaGGCCACGGATGGACGGCCTGCGCCACGACGAGGCGCTGTAGGGCGGGGCGTGAGACTGCAGACCCCCACCCCAGCCTGACGGCCTCTGGTCCTAAACACGGAGTTACaccccaacaccaacaccatgcTGGTCCGGCCAGACGGTGGCGCTACACTCAGCCGGTCCGCGGGGTTACgggtcctccttctcctcacatCCTCTCCAAACTCCAGACGGAGGCTAGGACCTAGCGCCTGTACCTAGCCCCTGTACCTAGCGCCTGTAGCTAGCACCTGTACCTTGCGCCTGTAGCTAGCACCTGTACCTAGCGCCTGTAGCTAGCACCTGTACCTAGATGTACCTAGCGCCTGTACCTAGCGCCTGCGGGTCTGACGGGAGCTGCTGGCTCTGCTGCTGGGGCCAGTCGGCCGTCGGGTGTGGGGGGGTCCGTCTGAGGTGGGTGGGCGGGCCGCGGGGGccggagggggaggcagagccTCTGGGGAACgcccgggggggggcgggaggctCGTTCCGATGGGAGGAGGCTGCGGAGGGGGGCTGGGCTGAGGAGATGCTGGAAAACATCTGGCCCAGCATCTGGAGGGTCTGGAGCTCGCGGGCGTGCTCCGCCTCCCTGCGGCGGTCCTCCGCCTGCAGCCGCTGCTCCTCCACGCGGTAGAAGCCCTCCTCCGCCTGGGCGCTCTGCTCCAGGAACTGCTCCATCAGCTTCTCCAGCGGGAAGTTGGCGCGGCGCTTCTTGGGCCGTTTGGCCCGGCCGGAGGTCAGGGGGCCGGGGGCCAGGGGGCTGGAGGTCAAGTGGGCAGTGCTGGTGGGCTGGCTGCTGGGGTGAGGACGCACAGAGCTGcctggacagagggacaggtggCCTCCGTTAGACAACCATCTATGGTCGAGGAAGGTTACACAGCGTGTCTGTCCGGTGGTCGTGGTGTGCTTACCGTTATTCCCGACGGTCACTTTGATGGGGATCGGGATGGGAACCGTCGGGTACTCCAACTTCACTTCCGTCTCAGCCGGCCTGTGGAAGTCGCCCATGTTCTCTGAGTAGGGGTCGTGGGggtcttctccctcctcctccaggcagTCGGCGGTGTCGTCCCCACCCGTCCCGCTGTCCATGAACTCCTGGGGGTCCAGGACCGGTCGGTTGCTGAGGATGTTCTCCATGGCGTCATAGAACTTGCATATCTTGTGGTACTGGCCGTTGTTCCGGATGTTGCCCTCCTTGGCCAACAGGAACTGCCTCTTCAGACTTTTGATCCGGACCCTGCACTGTTCGGGGGTGCGTTCGAACCCCGTGGCGGCCAGCCGGCGGGCCACGTCCCGGTACACAAAGCTGTTCCGGAAGTGTCCGTCCAGCGCCACCTGGATGTCCTGCTCGCCCCAGATGGTGAGCAGGGTCCGGGTCTCCACGTCCGACCACAGGAACCCCCGCGTCGTGTTGTTCTGCATCCCAAGGATCGGGTCCGGAGTCCCAGCGGCTCTTTGATTCCGTTCACTACGAGCTGCGGAGCGGCGCCATCTGCTCGTTCCGTGGACACCGGAGTTATTGTTATGATTGTGTGTTATCGTTCAACTTCAGGATAATGAGCGGATCTCGTCCCAACTCTTCAAACGCTAACCCGAATGTAGTCGACGTCATTAGCAAAATGCCTGCTTAATACATCCGTAATGACGCCGGCTCTGGACCTGCCAGCCCGCCGACCTCCCGGTCTATCAGTCATGGGAAAACTGACTTGAGATCAGTTGTCAGTCAGAACCAGAGGCCGCCATGCAGCGACGAGGAGACCGCGGGGTCCTAGAGCCCGTTAACACCGAGGAGACCGCGGGGTCCTAGAGCCCGTTAACACCGAGGAGACCGCCAGGTCCTAGAGCCCGTGTGGGTGTCGGCCCTGAAGGGGGGCACTGGTTTATACTGGTGGCAGTGGTTTATAAGGGTGGCAGTGGAAAGGCTTGTAAGGAAAACTGGCTCTGTTGTAGGCACTGAACTGGAGTGCACCACACTAACATCTGACGAAAGGAACCTAAACAAACTGCTCTCCATCTTGCACAATGACTGTCATCCACTCCACAGCACAAAGCAGAAGAACATGATCAGCTCGAGATTACACACAACGCCATGTACAACTGACAGACGAAAGCATTTGTCCCCAGGGCCATACATCGGTACAACGTGACACTGaagtgaggaagagggggggagatacTAGACATCTCTGCGTAGTCTGTCTCCCTTCACATCACTTCCAGTACCTCCCGTAAACAGTGTACTACTGTCCACTGTTTACTGGCTATATTAGCACTTATGCACGacgacccctccctcccccggccTGGTCCCCCCCGACACGGACCCCCTAAGCCCAGACAGACCCCCATCCTACTGTTAGCATTATTactgtttacatatttattacCAGTTTGCTTTAGACTTTATCCTTGCACGTTTATAGTTTCTAAATTATTAATATTCTTGCACTAGTCCTTTTTATTGTCCATATTTAATGCTGGTATGTACTTATTTGCACCACCATCGTGTCACATATTCTCCAAGAGCACCGTAGCCTATCTTTTATCGTCCGTATTATCCATGTGGATATTTCATTTTATCTTTATAatcttgtttgtgttgtatgtcatgtgtatgctgtgtgtgacGTGTTCAAGTGAGTGCGACTTGGCAATTGGCAATGTTCTCGTAATGTTGGCAGTGGTTtataacggtggcagtggtttGTAATGGTCTGTTGAATGACTGGTTCCTATGTGGACTTTACCTGGTTCCTTCAGACATCCTAACGTAATAAGGATCGAAAGTGCCCCTGTGAGAACGCAAACTACGACCATCCGAGTCTCCGGCGTCATGTTGCCGTAGATACTCCACCTGAACTAACTTGAGatcaaaacaacaacgacaaacgCGCTACATCCGACAGGCACTCTTTGTGGTTCTTCTTACCTAAACTCGTACTGCGTATAAACGCTGGAAAGAGAGCGATAATATTCCTGATCATGAGCACTTTAAGTACGGCTCAGGCTCAGCAGGCTAACCGGTTACTGAGCGTTCATCACCACCGCGGATCCCCCGGAACCGGATGTTACAAGGTTTTTTttggggtgaaagagagagggcgggactttcagttacaTGGGTTTAGAGACGAGAGATGGAGGGACTTTCGGTGGAGGGATATACTTTTCTGTTCGGTAATTCGGATATTGTGTTATTACGTTTtcttttaagttttttttttttttattaccccCCCTACTCCACATAATCCTCCTGGTCAGGATCCTATTATTCACTTTCCGGAGATTGATAACAGCTCACAGGAAATAAGTGACCGGAAGTTGTGTTGCTGTAGCCCGGGGGAACACTACATTTCAAGACCCTCTCTCCTTCTAGTCAGGACGCTTAGGTGTTTTTGTAATGCTGTTATGCTATTGGCTGCTGCTGTCAAAGCGAGAGCAGTGTCAGTTTGTAAACTTGATTGATTTATTCCGTATTCAAATCAGCTTTGTTCAATAAAAAAGTCCCGAAGGTTTCCCGTATCTTGTTCCCAGTAGGCCAACGGTACCGGAAGCCCGTGTGTTCAGGATCATGAGACTCGTTTGCTGAGCTTGTTTTCTCTGATACGGACCTTATCATCAGTCACTTGTCCGATAACAGCTCGTCACAGGACCAGccgcccccccgggcccccccacgtccccccgccccacagggaaaatgtaaatgtaaatgtatttgtaaagcacatttaaaaaaacaacaacagttgacCATAGTGCTTAAAAAAACCGAACTGAACTTGGGGAACTAAACCCTAAGGAACTAACCCCTGGGAACTAATCGAAGGAAATAAACCCCGCCACGGGACTAAACCCCACGGCCACGGCACTAAAGCCATGCAGGGAACTAAACCCACGGCACTAAACCAAGGGCACTAAACCCAGGGAACTAAACCCCACGGCACTTAACCCAGGGAACTAAACCAACGTACGGAACTCCCACTCTTCTCCAGCCCTCCGTGCGGCAGCAGTCTGCTGGTCGCGTCGCTTCCCGTTTCTTAACTCCGCTCTGTGAGGAGCGATCAGCAGCTCGTCTCCTGAGCTTCTCACCATGCCCGGTTGGGAGGACTTTGGATCCAGCCCCGCTACTCACGCCAGTTAGACGGAGTGAGGGGATCTGAACTCTGAAGCGATCTGAAGTGATCTGAAGTGACCTGAAGCGGTCGTTATTTCTTCACGATGCCTGAGATCTCCAAGATGAAGAAGCCGGACGTGAAGGTGGTGATCCTGGGGGACATGAACGTGGGGAAGACCTCGCTGCTCCACCGGTACACGGAGCGGAAGTTCAGAGACACCATCAGCACCGTCGGAGGGGCGTTCTACCTCAAGCAGTGGGGGCCCTACAACATCTCCATCTGGGACACGGCAGGTAAGGCTCGGATCTCAACATGGGCTCTGATTTGAACCAGGGCTCTGATCTGTACGTTTCATGGGCTCTGATCTGTACGTTTCATGGGCTCTGATCTGAACGTTTCATGGGCTATGATCTGAACGTTTCATGGGCTCTGATCTGAACGTTTCATGGGCTCTGATCTGAACGTTACATGGGCTCTGATCTGAACATGGGCTCTGATCTTAACACGGGCTCTGATCTGAACGTTCAATGGGTTCTGAACATCTGATCTGAACGTTTCATGGGGTCTGATCTCAACATGGGCTCTGATCTTAACATGAGCTCTGATCTGAACGTTACATGGCCTTTGATCCTTTTGCATCAACTTGTTTTTACCGTGCGTCTCGTGACCCGATCACCtgcccccgtccccgtccccgtccccgtccccgtcccccgtcgCGTCGCGTCTCCCTGTGGAACGCCGAGCTCGGTAATATCGGTGGGTCTGGTCCTGTCCATCGGTAGCATGTTGTAGCCTAGCAACAGGTCCTCACAGGACAACGTCACAACTCCACCTATAACTAAGCAGCTTACACAAACTGTACCTTCTGAAAAGAAATACACATCGTTTACGGGTTTTATGTGTTAATCTTGCGTACTTTAAGGACCTTACCAAAGGTGTTAGTTGAATATGAAATGTGTAAATAACGCGCACaaaatttataatttattatccAGGGTGGAAGGTTCTAGTGACATTAAAGCACGGGGTTGTGTTCCCTCCTAAGGTCAGTCTCAGGGTTTACAGCTAAAGGTTCTACATGATGTGTGTTCATGACTAACGATGGGAACTCCTCGATTTTGTAATCATTGGCTCAATGTCACGGTTTGTCATCACTGAACGTCCCTTGGCCCCGTGACCTCTGATGAAATGGCCCTTACATTAAGTCCCCCCTAAGAGTAACAGAAGCATGTCTCAGACCTCTTCACGGCTTTAGGTTTTGGTTCCACCAGGTCGGACGGTTAGAACCCGGATTCGGTTCTTActtcaaacatgtttttgtttgttttgatggcCAGGCTGGACTACGCTGGCTGGGTTCAGCTGGCTGGCTGGACTACGCTGGCTGGGTGCAGCTGGCTGCCTGTTCCTCTTAACAGCCACATGACTCCAGGCAGGCAGATCCATGACT from the Gadus macrocephalus chromosome 20, ASM3116895v1 genome contains:
- the naxd gene encoding ATP-dependent (S)-NAD(P)H-hydrate dehydratase isoform X2 → MQNNTTRGFLWSDVETRTLLTIWGEQDIQVALDGHFRNSFVYRDVARRLAATGFERTPEQCRVRIKSLKRQFLLAKEGNIRNNGQYHKICKFYDAMENILSNRPVLDPQEFMDSGTGGDDTADCLEEEGEDPHDPYSENMGDFHRPAETEVKLEYPTVPIPIPIKVTVGNNGSSVRPHPSSQPTSTAHLTSSPLAPGPLTSGRAKRPKKRRANFPLEKLMEQFLEQSAQAEEGFYRVEEQRLQAEDRRREAEHARELQTLQMLGQMFSSISSAQPPSAASSHRNEPPAPPRAFPRGSASPSGPRGPPTHLRRTPPHPTADWPQQQSQQLPSDPQALGMDEETLSLVRTIVPALTSKKHKGQDGRIGIIGGCQEYTGAPYFAAISALKVGADLSHVFCTREAAIVIKSYSPELIVHPVLDSPNALEEIDKWLPRLHSLVVGPGLGRDEGLLRTAKEVIEKCKARDIPIIIDADGLWLVSQQPSVIQGYQKAILTPNFMEFTRLYEALHQEPLDGSDRRRSVLQLSGALGNVTVLLKGEQDLISDGRRVLTCGLRGSGRRCGGQGDLLSGSLGALAHWAFSATPPSRSVSPALLAAFGACALTKQCNSQAFQTHGRATTTSDMIQEIGPAFRKLFES
- the naxd gene encoding ATP-dependent (S)-NAD(P)H-hydrate dehydratase isoform X3 produces the protein MTPETRMVVVCVLTGALSILITLGCLKEPGMDEETLSLVRTIVPALTSKKHKGQDGRIGIIGGCQEYTGAPYFAAISALKVGADLSHVFCTREAAIVIKSYSPELIVHPVLDSPNALEEIDKWLPRLHSLVVGPGLGRDEGLLRTAKEVIEKCKARDIPIIIDADGLWLVSQQPSVIQGYQKAILTPNFMEFTRLYEALHQEPLDGSDRRRSVLQLSGALGNVTVLLKGEQDLISDGRRVLTCGLRGSGRRCGGQGDLLSGSLGALAHWAFSATPPSRSVSPALLAAFGACALTKQCNSQAFQTHGRATTTSDMIQEIGPAFRKLFES
- the naxd gene encoding ATP-dependent (S)-NAD(P)H-hydrate dehydratase isoform X4; the protein is MIRNIIALFPAFIRSTSLGMDEETLSLVRTIVPALTSKKHKGQDGRIGIIGGCQEYTGAPYFAAISALKVGADLSHVFCTREAAIVIKSYSPELIVHPVLDSPNALEEIDKWLPRLHSLVVGPGLGRDEGLLRTAKEVIEKCKARDIPIIIDADGLWLVSQQPSVIQGYQKAILTPNFMEFTRLYEALHQEPLDGSDRRRSVLQLSGALGNVTVLLKGEQDLISDGRRVLTCGLRGSGRRCGGQGDLLSGSLGALAHWAFSATPPSRSVSPALLAAFGACALTKQCNSQAFQTHGRATTTSDMIQEIGPAFRKLFES
- the naxd gene encoding ATP-dependent (S)-NAD(P)H-hydrate dehydratase isoform X1 codes for the protein MSEGTRWRRSAARSERNQRAAGTPDPILGMQNNTTRGFLWSDVETRTLLTIWGEQDIQVALDGHFRNSFVYRDVARRLAATGFERTPEQCRVRIKSLKRQFLLAKEGNIRNNGQYHKICKFYDAMENILSNRPVLDPQEFMDSGTGGDDTADCLEEEGEDPHDPYSENMGDFHRPAETEVKLEYPTVPIPIPIKVTVGNNGSSVRPHPSSQPTSTAHLTSSPLAPGPLTSGRAKRPKKRRANFPLEKLMEQFLEQSAQAEEGFYRVEEQRLQAEDRRREAEHARELQTLQMLGQMFSSISSAQPPSAASSHRNEPPAPPRAFPRGSASPSGPRGPPTHLRRTPPHPTADWPQQQSQQLPSDPQALGMDEETLSLVRTIVPALTSKKHKGQDGRIGIIGGCQEYTGAPYFAAISALKVGADLSHVFCTREAAIVIKSYSPELIVHPVLDSPNALEEIDKWLPRLHSLVVGPGLGRDEGLLRTAKEVIEKCKARDIPIIIDADGLWLVSQQPSVIQGYQKAILTPNFMEFTRLYEALHQEPLDGSDRRRSVLQLSGALGNVTVLLKGEQDLISDGRRVLTCGLRGSGRRCGGQGDLLSGSLGALAHWAFSATPPSRSVSPALLAAFGACALTKQCNSQAFQTHGRATTTSDMIQEIGPAFRKLFES